The nucleotide window CGCTGGTTCCTGCACGGCCATGTCCTCTGAAAGGCCGGCGGCGGCGCGAACCGGTGGGGCGGCGCCCTCCCCCTACGTGCCGCTGTGGTGCAAGACGAACTTCTCCTTTCTCGAGGGGGCCTCGCACCCGGAAGAGCTGGTCGCCCGGGCGGCCGAACTCGGCCTGCCGGCACTCGCGGTCACCGACCGCGACGGCGTGCCGGGCCTCGTGCGCGCGCATCTCGAGGCGCGCACGCAGGGGGTGAAGCTGATCGCCGG belongs to Acidobacteriota bacterium and includes:
- a CDS encoding PHP domain-containing protein yields the protein MSSERPAAARTGGAAPSPYVPLWCKTNFSFLEGASHPEELVARAAELGLPALAVTDRDGVPGLVRAHLEARTQGVKLIAGSEVTLEDGSTLLLLAQDRRGYANLCRLVTRGRLRCPKGTSRVRWEEVAEHAPGLIALWGGARSRIVAPDEP